A single window of Balaenoptera ricei isolate mBalRic1 chromosome 15, mBalRic1.hap2, whole genome shotgun sequence DNA harbors:
- the PSMG3 gene encoding proteasome assembly chaperone 3: MEGKPLVISKEKTAVVCGVPTQVVCTAFSTHILVVVTQFGKMGTLVSLERSNVTSDVGKPVLTTKVLLGQDEPLIHVFAKNLVAFVSQEAGNRAVLLALAVKDKSLEGVTALKEEIRTCQVW; encoded by the exons ATGGAAGGTAAGCCATTGGTGATATCGAAAGAGAAGACTGCAGTGGTGTGTGGGGTCCCCACCCAGGTGGTCTGTACAGCCTTCAGCACTCACATCCTGGTGGTGGTGACCCAGTTCGGGAAGATGGGTACCCTGGTCTCCCTGGAACGCAGCAATGTGACCAGTGACGTCGGCAAGCCCGTGCTGACCACGAAAGTCCTTCTCGGGCAGGACGAG CCTCTCATCCATGTCTTCGCAAAGAATCTGGTGGCGTTTGTGTCTCAGGAAGCTGGCAACAGAGCAGTCCTTCTCGCCCTAGCCGTGAAGGACAAGAGCCTGGAGGGGGTGACGGCCTTGAAGGAGGAGATCCGGACGTGCCAGGTGTGGTGA